The nucleotide sequence AGGAGGAAGGAAGGCTCCATTCTCAATCAGGAATCTCACAGCCTTCTTATTCCTTTCTTTGGCAGCAATATGTAGAGGAGTCCCTGTGTTCAACCAAGAAAAGGGCCAATCAGACTCCCAGGATAAAAGAACAGATCTACTCATATCATTATTCTGTATAAACATGTTACAATAAGTTTCCACACACTATTGCTAGAGAAGAAGCATATATGATTTAATCATGAAGTGGTTTCTTCCATACAAAATTGCCACATGTCCTTGCGCATGAACTGAAACCATGTTACATCATTCAGATACAACTTCAGTTTAAACTGAATGAATCTGAGGCCCAGAATAACCAGGAAGGCATCACTACTGCATACTTATGCAAACACATGTAATATCCAGGTCTCAGAGGAGGGGGAGTGCAACTCTGCTGATAATTAAATGGAAGGACAACTAAGCAGATGCATAGTGGTTACATAGCAAGGCAGTCAACATATGCTGGAAAGATATGTTCATGAAGCAGCATCAACTCCATCATGAAACATGATTAATGACACTGCAAATGTGCATAGTCAACAACTTTACTCTCTAACAGTACAGGCAATGAGTCAGAGGAAGTGTGAACTTACAGCCACAGGCCCCTTTGGTTCTAGCATCAATATTGGCACCACGCTCCAGTAGTTCATCCATGATTTTAACATGCCCACCCTGAGCAGCCAGATGGAGTGGGGTAGCACCAGGACATTTTGGTCCCCATGCAGGTGCATTGACATCCATCCCATCATCCAGGAGACGTCGGACCTAGGCAAAAAGAGAACCATATTTGTTATCTAATAAGATAGGTGAATAAACAAAAACATTTAGCACTAGGCACTGTTGCACCGACAGGCAACAAGAGAAATAAAAAGAGAACATTATTAATAAAGGTTAAtataggatgaatatcattctgaAGGTTAAAACAGTGGTATTTCTTCCCAAATGTGTCTATAACAATTACCAAATGAGTCAACGCAGTATATTCATTGCTAGTTGAAGCACATGAAAACAAGGAATAAGAAAAAGGGAAATAGTTATGTACAGCCAGTCACAGATGAAGATTGGCAAAATACTTGATGAGGAACTAGAATTGAGAATCAGAAAATTCAAAACGAATTGAGATAGTAGAATTTTGAACATGGTCATATGGGCTTAAGATGGGCACAGAATTTTGATATAATTATAAAGGTGATGGCCAACAAAACTAATTTTACATCTAGAAGCAGTTGTTTGTTTGGATTCATCGATTGAGACTTGTTGGATTGCTATGCTTAGCTTCAGGGCGGTGACAAAAAGAATTACTGAAATACTGGTTACCTTGACCTGAGTGCACTTTTATGCAAGGTTCGAAGAAACGCAATTAAACGTCGTTTAGTGCACTTTTACCTTGATCTGAGTGCACTTTTATGACAAAAagaattgcttctgctgggtttcaactctagcctaccccaacttgtttgggacttaaaggctttgttgttgttgttgttgttgttaatcTCGATTAAACGCTAAACAGAGGACCCAACGTTTCATTTAGGGCCTAGGCGCCCAATTAAGCGCTGGGCACACCTAGACTGCTGCGTCTACGCGCTAGGCGGCGTGTTGGCGGCACAGACGCGTTAAAAATCGGCGCTAAGCGTCGCTGGGCGGGCGGGCGGCAGCCTCGTGTGCGCGGAAAGCACGAGCGGGAGAGTGCACGTTCGTGCGGGAGCAAGCGCAGGCTGCGCGTGGAAACAGAGCGGGCGGGAGGGATCAGATAGTTATGGCGAAATTACTCTGCTCCTTCTCTTTCCTCACACACGCGAGGCCGTGACCTGCCGCCGCTCTTGCCGCTAGTTGCGAGCGGAGCCCCTGCTCGAGAAATCGCACAGCCTGGAGGGGAATCGAGGGAGCTGCTCAACAAATCGGCACATCCTGGAGCGGAATCGAGTGCAGGAGCAGCTGGTGCAGGCCGCGGTGTTCTCCTGCAGTCCAGCCCCTTGCAGTTGTCGCCGGCTATTGCAATTGCAAGTTTGATGTTTGCTAGTGCTAGTTGCCTAGTTGGTCAATGAATTGGATCAGTCTGCTAGCCTTTATGCGTGCTACCTCTTTAGTCCTTATGTGGTCGATGAATTGGATTGGGTTCTGCAGTCTGCTAGTCTTTATGCGCGCTACCTCTTTAGTCTTTATGGTGTCGATGAATTGGATTCAGTAGGCTAGCGCCTAGCGTTTTCTTGAACCTTGCTTTTTATGTATTTGGTGTTTATTTGTGTGTGATGTGTGCACGCAATTCATGCGAACCATCACGTGCTGCAATCTGTATATGGTATTCTGCCCATATGGATATAACTGGTTACAGTCTATTTCCATTCTTTACTACACCTAATAAGTTGGACATTTGCTGACCTTTGGGAATATTTTATATACCATCAATCAAAATACAATAGCAGGCTCCTTTTCCCCTCTTCCAAAGTTTTGGTAATAGTATGGGTTCATTCACAGTCTAATCTAGTTTTGTATAGCATGCAATGTATCAAGAGAAATAAAACGGGAGAGAGGGTATGTATGAATGGTGGTTACCTCCTTGAGGTCTCCCTTGCGAGCAGCAACGTGGAGCGGGTTCCAGCCACGGTCGTCAGCGTCGTGGCAGCTCCGGGGGCGGCTCATGCTGAGCGACCTGCGCACCAGCACCATGGTATCCTTGGCGGCTCCTCGGGCAGCAGGACAGGGGAGGATCTCCAGCCTCAGATCCAAAGCAACGGAGCAATGAAGCGAATGGGGGCAGAAAGTAGCGGGGATCGGTTCCGATGGAGGAAGCAGCCGGGGTGGTGGCGGAACCGCGGAAGCAATTCAGAGATTGGAATCGGAGAAGAGGGATCGGAGGAGACGACTAGCGGGAGTAGTTGCCCATGCCGAAGGGAGCAAAGGGATTCAAGCCGGGTCCGAGCGCGCGGAGGTTCTTGTGGAGCATCGGCGAGGAAGACGGCGGCGTCGATGAGCGGCACGGGGCGTAAACCATAGTATGGGGGCGCGTGCTGTCTGGTGGTGCCGGTGGATTTGTTCCCTTCTCGTTCCCTACTCCAATCGAATCGGAATTCGACCGCCAAGCAGATCAGAGGAAGACGGAATTGGGGATCATAGCTAGCCTATCCCGCCGCCGATCCAGCCTCTGCGTCTGCCTGGTGGTGGAGCTGGAGGGAGCGAGAGGGGGAAGGGAAGAGGCGGATGAGCAAGCAAACCCTAGTAGAAACAACAACAAATCGGAATCAAATTCCCGTCCTCTTGCTTGTTTTCCGATGAGACAACTTTTTATTTGTGGATGGATGGACGGAATTGCCCCCGAGCGGCCGAAACGGACACGACACGACCAGGGTTGTGTCGGGTGCCCCGATGGGAAGGACGCGAGGTAGCCCATGGGCTAAATTTAGAAAGTAAGTAAATGGAGGCCCATGAAGGGCCCACCTAGATTTCATTCCGCTACGGTTGCGACGATTCCCCATTTTGCGTGCAGTGCAAAATCCCACCCGCCGGCAAaaccctcttcctcttcttctccccgCCGCCGCAGCCATGGCCGCCGCACGGTCCCGCGCAGCCGCGGCGTGGGCCCGCCTCCTCTCCCTGCGGCCGCACAGCCTCGCGGAATCCACCGCACTCCCCTCGCCATCGACATCACCTAGGCTCGCGGATcacgccgccgcgccgccacctGGCATTCTCCGCCTCCGCCGGGGGCGCCAGGCCCAACCAGAAGATCCAGAGCGAGCGGGTCGTGCACGAGCTGCTCGCTCAGGTCGAGCGCGAGCGCCAGCGGGAGCGACAGGACCGCCGCGCAAAGGACTGGCAAGGACCAGGAGGAAgagccagaggaggaggaggaggactacaTGGGCGTCAAGCCGCTCATCGAGAAGCTCGAGCGACGCAAGGCCAAGGAGGCGGCCGCCGACGAAGGCTTCTGGGAGCCCACCGACTCCGACagcgacgaggacgacgagcgcTACACGCCCGACGCCATCAAGCGACGCGTCGACGAGTTCGAGCGCAAGTGCAAGCGCCATGGGGAGTACCTTGCAATCATTCGCAGAGGCCGGTAATAAACCTACTAGCAGCCTCTCATCATCCCGTCCTCCATCCATTTCNNNNNNNNNNNNNNNNNNNNNNNNNNNNNNNNNNNNNNNNNNNNNNNNNNNNNNNNNNNNNNNNNNNNNNNNNNNNNNNNNNNNNNNNNNNNNNNNNNNNgtctctgatggaagggtcgaaaggaggccaagagcttggtagcagcttgactgtgtgtgttgtgtgttgtgtcgtcaaaagtcggtccctttgttggaggaagcgtatccccttttatagatgaaggggaccactttacaagtgagagggctaggGTGCGTACACTACCGAGTCTTGTTGCTCACATCTATCCAGCCTGGTTGCCTATTctggtgggtgcgaaaggatgatgaacgcctacaatactatcgatgcctctgtagaatgttaggACGGTTACAAAGCACTGCCCCTCGCAGGGGATGGACTGTAGTACAGtggctttgacttatgagcctcgtccagccttgctctgcacgccttctggttcctatgagtctccgtcggagggacgcggggtcggggtctggagtagtgctgtgggcaaggtcttccgattggagagggcgTGCGGCGGCTGAAGCGAGTTCTtccgatctggtggacccgaggggcagGAAgcaggcgccgctcccttgggaccataacgtGGTAACGGCATATCCATCATTTGTGGAGGTCGcgaatccttttctggagcatagtggttgtcgtatatcttcgtccgGTTCCGTGTCTCCgagctgaaggcggtgcctacaactctacagggcgaagagCATGCACTCGCAATACTTTTCAGGCTCTACTACGCCCGGAAGGGGCTAAAGCATCCGTcccatcgttccctggcagtacctttcctgccggggcgtagggtatggtccttgaagccgtggttgacccgaacgtcttgtcttgccctgtacctatgatgagggaacggggagaagttgtcaggcaagacgaaaccagtccttagacatcgagcgaggtgaggttcgtcctcggacgtcgagcgaggcggagaccagtccttatcccttgggcgagaccgagcccgtccctcgggggtcgggcgaggcggattctatccctcagccctcgggcgaggcggagctggcctaaagatgttgggcgaggcgaagactagcccttagccctcgggcgaggcggagctggcccaaaggcgttgggcgaggcggagactagcccctagccctcgggcgaggccaagctggcccaaaggcgtcgagagaggcggagactagcccttagccctcgggtgaggtggagctggctcaagggcgtcgggtgaggcggaaccaaactcctgtcattcgggcaaggaacatagcggcgcccttgtctgtctataagtttttaacgttcgatggttattggttccacctctaggggtaccccggtgttaggtccccgacagtagcccccgggcgattcggacagaatcatccggggggtgttttcaatttcgtcggagttaatttgccagagggtgcgcgcgagcacacccgatgggtgtagcccctgagccctcgggtgactcgagtagagtcgcccgggggtagtatcggacccttcgcgggtaaggctgaagaacTTGGTTTTTTGTCGACGGGATATTTTTAAGGGGATCATGGTATTCCGTTCGCGGGAATTTTACTCAGTGCTGGCCTGGCTGGGTCCTGACTG is from Miscanthus floridulus cultivar M001 chromosome 7, ASM1932011v1, whole genome shotgun sequence and encodes:
- the LOC136466466 gene encoding phytochrome-interacting ankyrin-repeat protein 2-like, with translation MVLVRRSLSMSRPRSCHDADDRGWNPLHVAARKGDLKEVRRLLDDGMDVNAPAWGPKCPGATPLHLAAQGGHVKIMDELLERGANIDARTKGACGWTPLHIAAKERNKKAVRFLIENGAFLPPEMNDHRFNPPLHYCSGLEWAYEMKRMQDESDSPGETSLSSDN